Genomic segment of Kibdelosporangium phytohabitans:
CTCAGCCGAGGTGAATCCTCGTGCGGAGACCGCGACGTTGCTGACCACGATCAGCCCGATGCCGATCCACTCGTTGAGGTGGAGGGCCTGGTGCAGCAGCAACCACCCGGCCAGAGCCGCCCAGACGGGGTTGATGCTGGTGAAGGTGCTGAACATCGGAGCCGGCACCCGGCGCAGGGCGAGCAGGTCGGCGACGTAGGGCACGATCGAGGCCAGCAGCCCGCAGGCCACCGCGAGGATGATCGCCGCGGCGGTGGGGGTGTGCAGGGCGAACCAGACCACGGCGATCGGCGTCCAGGTCGCCGCGGCGACGACGCTCGCCACAGCGGTTCCCCGCAGGCCGGGAAGCCGCTGGCCGATGGTGCGGTTGAGCAGGATGTAACAACCCCAGGCGGTCGCGGCGAGCAGGGCCAGGATGACGCCGACGACGTCGGTGGTGGGCCTGGGGGCGGTCAGCACGACCACACCGACACCGGCTGTGACAGCACAGGCGACGTCGAGAGCTCGTCGTGAGCCGGCGATGGCGACGGTGAGCGGGCCGAGGAACTCGAGGGTGACGGCCAGGCCGAGTCCGATGCGGTCGATCGCGGCGTACAGGCTGAGGTTCATCACACCGAACACCGC
This window contains:
- a CDS encoding EamA family transporter, translated to MRTLDVEVPTQTAPVGGQQLSAATATPRQRGAGVAMALSSAASNQAGAALGAMAFPAIGPVGVVAIRQLVTAVVLTPVVRPRFRGLRRDQWLPILGLVAVFGVMNLSLYAAIDRIGLGLAVTLEFLGPLTVAIAGSRRALDVACAVTAGVGVVVLTAPRPTTDVVGVILALLAATAWGCYILLNRTIGQRLPGLRGTAVASVVAAATWTPIAVVWFALHTPTAAAIILAVACGLLASIVPYVADLLALRRVPAPMFSTFTSINPVWAALAGWLLLHQALHLNEWIGIGLIVVSNVAVSARGFTSAEGRSHGRPASKRLRRLVARTCCPRPGRR